A stretch of DNA from Streptobacillus canis:
TTAACATCAAATTGATATCCTAATCCTGCTCCTAATGCTACATGTCCTTTAGTATTTAATGATCCTGAAGCTTTATACACTAAATTCCCTGTTTCATTTAATCCTGAAATACCTAATGCAAATGCATGTTCACCGTTATAGTAACCATATGCACCTGCAATATTATGTCTAT
This window harbors:
- a CDS encoding YadA C-terminal domain-containing protein, which produces RHNIAGAYGYYNGEHAFALGISGLNETGNLVYKASGSLNTKGHVALGAGLGYQFDVKTSTINRKDEIEELRNENKKNKELIQQLFEKISELEKNNK